Proteins co-encoded in one Gossypium arboreum isolate Shixiya-1 chromosome 11, ASM2569848v2, whole genome shotgun sequence genomic window:
- the LOC108464402 gene encoding nicotinate phosphoribosyltransferase 2-like isoform X2, with protein sequence MEAKANGPSVNAGRVMDGPTNPMVTPLLTDLYQFTMAYAYWKAGKHNDRAVFDLYFRKNPFGGEFTVFAGLEECIKLIANFKLTEEEISFICETLPGSCEEGFVKYLRNIDCSDVEVYAISEGTVVFPKVPLLRVEGPVAVVQLLETPVLNLVNFASLVATNAARHRLVAGKSKMLLEFGLRRAQGPDGAISASKYCYIGGFDATSNVAAGRLFGIPLRGTHSHAFVSSFMSPDEILERSLHRSDGSSTCEDFVSLVQSWLSKIQWSKKLGNSVGETNQSELAAFTSYALAFPNNFLALVDTYDVMRSGVPNFCAVALALNDLGYKSVGIRLDSGDLAYLSGEARKIFQIIEKEFGLPGFGKTSITASNDLNEETLDALNKQGHEVDCYGIGTYLVTCYAQAALGCVFKLVEINNQPRIKLSEDVSKVSIPCKKRCYRLYGREGYSLVDIMTGENEPCPKVGERILCRHPFNESKRAYVVPQRVEELLKCYWPGKSGKVREELPALKDIRDHCIKQLEQMRPDHIRRLNPTPYKVSVSAKLYDFIHFLWLNEAPVGELQ encoded by the exons ATGGAAGCGAAAGCGAACGGACCGAGTGTGAATGCGGGTCGGGTCATGGACGGGCCGACGAACCCGATGGTCACTCCTCTTTTAACCGATCTTTATCAGTTCACCATGGCTTACGCTTATTGGAAAGCCGGCAAACACAACGACCGAGCCGT GTTCGATCTATATTTTCGAAAGAATCCGTTTGGTGGTGAATTTACAGTGTTTGCTGGTTTGGAAGAATGCATAAAGCTCATTGCTAATTTCAAGTTAACCGAGGAAGAGATTTCCTTCATCTGTGAAACCTTGCCTGGTTCATGTGAG GAAGGCTTTGTCAAGTATCTAAGAAATATTGACTGTTCTGATGTTGAAGTTTATGCTATTTCGGAGGGAACAGTTGTTTTCCCAAAGGTGCCCCTGCTTCGAGTTGAAGGACCAGTTGCT gTGGTTCAATTGTTGGAGACTCCAGTTCTGAATCTTGTAAATTTTGCGTCCTTGGTGGCTACAAATGCGGCTAGACACAGACTTGTTGCTGGAAAATCTAAAATGTTGCTTGAGTTCGGGCTTCGACGAGCTCAG GGACCTGATGGCGCTATTTCAGCATCAAAGTATTGTTATATTGGAGGCTTTGATGCTACAAG CAATGTTGCTGCTGGGAGGTTATTCGGGATACCTCTTCGTGGGACACATTCCCACGCTTTTGTTAGCTCATTTATG AGCCCTGATGAGATCCTAGAGAGATCGCTGCATAGGTCTGATGGTTCAAGTACTTGTGAGGACTTTGTCAGTCTTGTTCAGTCATGGTTAAGCAAAATACAG TGGTCAAAAAAACTTGGTAACAGTGTTGGTGAGACCAATCAGAGTGAATTAGCAGCTTTCACCTCATATGCCTTGGCGTTTCCTAACAACTTCCTTGCTCTTGTAGATACATATGAT GTAATGAGGAGTGGAGTCCCCAACTTTTGTGCAGTTGCTTTGGCACTTAATGACTTGGG TTATAAATCAGTTGGCATTAGATTGGACTCCGGTGACCTAGCATACTTGTCTGGTGAAGCCCGAAAGATCTTTCAAATAATTGAAAAAGAATTTGGGCTGCCCGGTTTTGGAAAGACAAGCATTACTGCTAGTAATGATTTGAATGAGGAAACTCTTGACGCACTAAACAAGCAG GGTCATGAGGTGGATTGTTATGGAATAGGAACCTATTTGGTCACTTGCTATGCTCAAGCAGCTTTAGGTTGTGTTTTCAAGCTTGTTGAGATCAATAATCAGCCACGCATCAAACTTTCAGAGGATGTATCCAAG GTCTCTATACCATGCAAAAAACGATGTTACAGGTTATATGGAAGGGAAGGATATTCACTGGTGGATATAATGACAGGGGAAAATGAACCATGTCCAAAG GTGGGAGAACGTATTTTATGTCGCCACCCTTTTAATGAATCCAAAAGAGCATATGTGGTACCACAGCGCGTGGAAGAGCTTCTGAAGTGTTACTGGCCTGGGAAGTCAG GTAAAGTAAGAGAAGAGTTACCAGCTCTCAAGGACATTAGGGACCATTGCATCAAACAGCTTGAGCAAATGAGGCCTGATCACATTAGGAGATTAAACCCCACACCATACAAG GTGAGTGTAAGTGCAAAACTGTATGATTTCATCCATTTTCTATGGCTGAATGAGGCACCTGTTGGGGAGCTGCAGTGA
- the LOC108461753 gene encoding transcription factor SPATULA-like isoform X1 — translation MGDNLNLNMFHYKNINNNCYNYNNGTCLPPPPPSDDISNLLHQILGHSSSYSSSSSSSSGMAHFGGPSENPRRLSPSPAPPGGGVKQGGGWGLIGAPGENDTDEYDCESEFEICHKQEGIEALVDEAPPKPAPPRSSSKRSRAAEVHNLSEKRRRSRINEKMKALQNLIPNSNKTDKASMLDEAIEYLKQLQLQVQMLSMRNGLSLHPMCLPGVLQPLQFSQTRMNFGEENGSLPINMSETVPANPETSVQMVFDLPNQCSSSNPGSVPNISNIITSETSFGLESIQAHFWPFQLLPSSQDICREDILHHHQLKTNTPEFGLVATTTVSLPFDTQESDLKEIYSLDASTMRTEQSNSVLLKNLDHDLILSPHHPRKQAGRSDTGDEIGIDRPNF, via the exons ATGGGAGATAACCTTAACCTTAACATGTTTCATTATAAGAATATCAATAATAATTGCTATAATTATAATAATGGGACGTGTTTACCTCCTCCTCCTCCTTCAGATGATATATCCAACCTTCTTCATCAAATTCTAGGTCATTCTTCTTCTTATTCTTCTTCGTCTTCGTCATCTTCTGGAATGGCCCACTTTGGGGGACCATCTGAGAATCCACGGCGGTTATCACCGTCACCAGCACCGCCCGGTGGTGGAGTGAAGCAAGGTGGAGGGTGGGGTTTGATTGGAGCTCCTGGTGAGAACGATACCGATGAGTACGACTGTGAAAGTGAG tttGAAATTTGTCATAAGCAGGAGGGTATTGAAGCACTGGTGGATGAGGCACCACCAAAGCCAGCTCCACCTCGTAGTTCCTCAAAAAGAAGCAGAGCTGCGGAGGTTCACAATTTGTCTGAAAAG AGGAGGAGAAGTAGGATTAATGAGAAAATGAAAGCATTGCAAAACCTTATTCCAAATTCTAACAAG ACTGATAAGGCTTCGATGCTTGATGAAGCTATCGAGTACTTAAAGCAGCTTCAGCTTCAAGTTCAG ATGCTATCAATGAGAAATGGATTAAGCTTGCATCCAATGTGCTTGCCTGGAGTTTTGCAACCACTACAGTTTTCCCAAACAAGAATGAACTTCGGTGAAGAAAATGGGTCTCTACCCATAAACATGTCGGAAACAGTACCAGCAAATCCGGAAACCTCGGTGCAGATGGTTTTTGATCTACCCAACCAATGCAGTTCCTCAAACCCTGGATCAGTAccaaacatttcaaacataattaCTTCGGAAACTTCATTTGGATTGGAATCAATCCAGGCTCATTTTTGGCCATTTCAGCTCCTCCCATCATCTCAG GATATTTGCAGGGAAGAcattctgcatcatcatcaactgaAGACAAACACACCAG AATTTGGTCTAGTTGCAACGACCACAGTTTCACTTCCCTTTGATACACAAGAATCTGATCTAAAGGAAATCTATTCCCTTGATGCTAGTACGATGAGAACAGAGCAATCAAACAGTGTACTCTTAAAGAATTTGGACCATGACCTTATACTTTCTCCGCACCATCCCCG TAAGCAAGCAGGAAGAAGTGACACCGGTGATGAAATAGGGATAGACAGACCGAACTTCTGA
- the LOC108461753 gene encoding transcription factor SPATULA-like isoform X2 yields the protein MGDNLNLNMFHYKNINNNCYNYNNGTCLPPPPPSDDISNLLHQILGHSSSYSSSSSSSSGMAHFGGPSENPRRLSPSPAPPGGGVKQGGGWGLIGAPGENDTDEYDCESEEGIEALVDEAPPKPAPPRSSSKRSRAAEVHNLSEKRRRSRINEKMKALQNLIPNSNKTDKASMLDEAIEYLKQLQLQVQMLSMRNGLSLHPMCLPGVLQPLQFSQTRMNFGEENGSLPINMSETVPANPETSVQMVFDLPNQCSSSNPGSVPNISNIITSETSFGLESIQAHFWPFQLLPSSQDICREDILHHHQLKTNTPEFGLVATTTVSLPFDTQESDLKEIYSLDASTMRTEQSNSVLLKNLDHDLILSPHHPRKQAGRSDTGDEIGIDRPNF from the exons ATGGGAGATAACCTTAACCTTAACATGTTTCATTATAAGAATATCAATAATAATTGCTATAATTATAATAATGGGACGTGTTTACCTCCTCCTCCTCCTTCAGATGATATATCCAACCTTCTTCATCAAATTCTAGGTCATTCTTCTTCTTATTCTTCTTCGTCTTCGTCATCTTCTGGAATGGCCCACTTTGGGGGACCATCTGAGAATCCACGGCGGTTATCACCGTCACCAGCACCGCCCGGTGGTGGAGTGAAGCAAGGTGGAGGGTGGGGTTTGATTGGAGCTCCTGGTGAGAACGATACCGATGAGTACGACTGTGAAAGTGAG GAGGGTATTGAAGCACTGGTGGATGAGGCACCACCAAAGCCAGCTCCACCTCGTAGTTCCTCAAAAAGAAGCAGAGCTGCGGAGGTTCACAATTTGTCTGAAAAG AGGAGGAGAAGTAGGATTAATGAGAAAATGAAAGCATTGCAAAACCTTATTCCAAATTCTAACAAG ACTGATAAGGCTTCGATGCTTGATGAAGCTATCGAGTACTTAAAGCAGCTTCAGCTTCAAGTTCAG ATGCTATCAATGAGAAATGGATTAAGCTTGCATCCAATGTGCTTGCCTGGAGTTTTGCAACCACTACAGTTTTCCCAAACAAGAATGAACTTCGGTGAAGAAAATGGGTCTCTACCCATAAACATGTCGGAAACAGTACCAGCAAATCCGGAAACCTCGGTGCAGATGGTTTTTGATCTACCCAACCAATGCAGTTCCTCAAACCCTGGATCAGTAccaaacatttcaaacataattaCTTCGGAAACTTCATTTGGATTGGAATCAATCCAGGCTCATTTTTGGCCATTTCAGCTCCTCCCATCATCTCAG GATATTTGCAGGGAAGAcattctgcatcatcatcaactgaAGACAAACACACCAG AATTTGGTCTAGTTGCAACGACCACAGTTTCACTTCCCTTTGATACACAAGAATCTGATCTAAAGGAAATCTATTCCCTTGATGCTAGTACGATGAGAACAGAGCAATCAAACAGTGTACTCTTAAAGAATTTGGACCATGACCTTATACTTTCTCCGCACCATCCCCG TAAGCAAGCAGGAAGAAGTGACACCGGTGATGAAATAGGGATAGACAGACCGAACTTCTGA
- the LOC108464402 gene encoding nicotinate phosphoribosyltransferase 2-like isoform X1, whose translation MREYLIPVCTRHDSLKTGFELGSEKLVIIGQERLKMEAKANGPSVNAGRVMDGPTNPMVTPLLTDLYQFTMAYAYWKAGKHNDRAVFDLYFRKNPFGGEFTVFAGLEECIKLIANFKLTEEEISFICETLPGSCEEGFVKYLRNIDCSDVEVYAISEGTVVFPKVPLLRVEGPVAVVQLLETPVLNLVNFASLVATNAARHRLVAGKSKMLLEFGLRRAQGPDGAISASKYCYIGGFDATSNVAAGRLFGIPLRGTHSHAFVSSFMSPDEILERSLHRSDGSSTCEDFVSLVQSWLSKIQWSKKLGNSVGETNQSELAAFTSYALAFPNNFLALVDTYDVMRSGVPNFCAVALALNDLGYKSVGIRLDSGDLAYLSGEARKIFQIIEKEFGLPGFGKTSITASNDLNEETLDALNKQGHEVDCYGIGTYLVTCYAQAALGCVFKLVEINNQPRIKLSEDVSKVSIPCKKRCYRLYGREGYSLVDIMTGENEPCPKVGERILCRHPFNESKRAYVVPQRVEELLKCYWPGKSGKVREELPALKDIRDHCIKQLEQMRPDHIRRLNPTPYKVSVSAKLYDFIHFLWLNEAPVGELQ comes from the exons ATGAGGGAGTACCTAATTCCGGTTTGTACACGTCATGATTCTTTGAAG ACGGGTTTTGAACTGGGAAGTGAGAAGTTGGTAATAATAGGCCAGGAACGATTGAAAATGGAAGCGAAAGCGAACGGACCGAGTGTGAATGCGGGTCGGGTCATGGACGGGCCGACGAACCCGATGGTCACTCCTCTTTTAACCGATCTTTATCAGTTCACCATGGCTTACGCTTATTGGAAAGCCGGCAAACACAACGACCGAGCCGT GTTCGATCTATATTTTCGAAAGAATCCGTTTGGTGGTGAATTTACAGTGTTTGCTGGTTTGGAAGAATGCATAAAGCTCATTGCTAATTTCAAGTTAACCGAGGAAGAGATTTCCTTCATCTGTGAAACCTTGCCTGGTTCATGTGAG GAAGGCTTTGTCAAGTATCTAAGAAATATTGACTGTTCTGATGTTGAAGTTTATGCTATTTCGGAGGGAACAGTTGTTTTCCCAAAGGTGCCCCTGCTTCGAGTTGAAGGACCAGTTGCT gTGGTTCAATTGTTGGAGACTCCAGTTCTGAATCTTGTAAATTTTGCGTCCTTGGTGGCTACAAATGCGGCTAGACACAGACTTGTTGCTGGAAAATCTAAAATGTTGCTTGAGTTCGGGCTTCGACGAGCTCAG GGACCTGATGGCGCTATTTCAGCATCAAAGTATTGTTATATTGGAGGCTTTGATGCTACAAG CAATGTTGCTGCTGGGAGGTTATTCGGGATACCTCTTCGTGGGACACATTCCCACGCTTTTGTTAGCTCATTTATG AGCCCTGATGAGATCCTAGAGAGATCGCTGCATAGGTCTGATGGTTCAAGTACTTGTGAGGACTTTGTCAGTCTTGTTCAGTCATGGTTAAGCAAAATACAG TGGTCAAAAAAACTTGGTAACAGTGTTGGTGAGACCAATCAGAGTGAATTAGCAGCTTTCACCTCATATGCCTTGGCGTTTCCTAACAACTTCCTTGCTCTTGTAGATACATATGAT GTAATGAGGAGTGGAGTCCCCAACTTTTGTGCAGTTGCTTTGGCACTTAATGACTTGGG TTATAAATCAGTTGGCATTAGATTGGACTCCGGTGACCTAGCATACTTGTCTGGTGAAGCCCGAAAGATCTTTCAAATAATTGAAAAAGAATTTGGGCTGCCCGGTTTTGGAAAGACAAGCATTACTGCTAGTAATGATTTGAATGAGGAAACTCTTGACGCACTAAACAAGCAG GGTCATGAGGTGGATTGTTATGGAATAGGAACCTATTTGGTCACTTGCTATGCTCAAGCAGCTTTAGGTTGTGTTTTCAAGCTTGTTGAGATCAATAATCAGCCACGCATCAAACTTTCAGAGGATGTATCCAAG GTCTCTATACCATGCAAAAAACGATGTTACAGGTTATATGGAAGGGAAGGATATTCACTGGTGGATATAATGACAGGGGAAAATGAACCATGTCCAAAG GTGGGAGAACGTATTTTATGTCGCCACCCTTTTAATGAATCCAAAAGAGCATATGTGGTACCACAGCGCGTGGAAGAGCTTCTGAAGTGTTACTGGCCTGGGAAGTCAG GTAAAGTAAGAGAAGAGTTACCAGCTCTCAAGGACATTAGGGACCATTGCATCAAACAGCTTGAGCAAATGAGGCCTGATCACATTAGGAGATTAAACCCCACACCATACAAG GTGAGTGTAAGTGCAAAACTGTATGATTTCATCCATTTTCTATGGCTGAATGAGGCACCTGTTGGGGAGCTGCAGTGA